One Kitasatospora sp. MAP12-44 DNA segment encodes these proteins:
- a CDS encoding ATP-binding cassette domain-containing protein produces MATAERAGVVGTAAGDGEPVIRTAGLSKVYPKAVEPAVDGLDLAVRRGELFGLLGPNGAGKTTTVGMLTTRVVPTAGAAWIGGIDVVARPTLVKQVIAVVSQQNTLDRSLTVRENLYFHGLLFGLPAREARRTADALLERFHLAKWGDASVFALSGGMAQRLMVARAIYHRPAVLFLDEPTAGLDPQSRLALWDILGELIADGQTILLTTHNMEEADQLCDRVAILDHGRVLALDTPAALKQGVEADTVVTVQAGGDPAALAALLSREIAGVTQTRLRGSGVELQVKGGANRLLPRVLSAAEAGGYEVADLSVAEATLETVFISLTGKELRD; encoded by the coding sequence GTGGCGACGGCGGAGCGGGCCGGAGTGGTGGGGACGGCGGCGGGTGATGGGGAGCCGGTGATTCGTACCGCCGGGTTGAGCAAGGTGTACCCGAAGGCCGTGGAGCCGGCGGTGGACGGGTTGGATCTGGCGGTGCGGCGCGGGGAGTTGTTCGGGCTGCTGGGGCCGAACGGGGCGGGGAAGACCACGACGGTGGGGATGCTCACCACGCGGGTGGTGCCCACGGCGGGGGCGGCGTGGATCGGGGGGATCGACGTCGTGGCGCGGCCGACGCTGGTCAAGCAGGTGATCGCGGTGGTGTCGCAGCAGAACACCCTGGACCGCTCACTCACCGTGCGGGAGAACCTCTACTTCCACGGGCTGCTCTTCGGCCTGCCCGCCCGCGAGGCCCGCCGCACGGCGGACGCGCTGCTGGAGCGGTTCCACCTGGCGAAGTGGGGCGACGCCTCGGTGTTCGCGCTGTCCGGTGGGATGGCGCAGCGGTTGATGGTGGCGCGGGCGATCTACCACCGTCCGGCCGTCCTGTTCCTGGACGAGCCGACCGCCGGGCTCGACCCGCAGAGCCGGTTGGCGCTCTGGGACATCCTCGGCGAGCTGATCGCCGACGGTCAGACCATCCTGCTCACCACGCACAACATGGAGGAGGCCGACCAGCTCTGCGACCGGGTGGCGATCCTGGACCACGGGCGGGTGCTGGCCCTGGACACCCCGGCCGCGCTCAAGCAGGGCGTCGAGGCCGACACCGTGGTCACCGTCCAGGCGGGCGGGGACCCGGCGGCGCTGGCCGCGCTGCTGTCGCGCGAGATCGCCGGGGTCACGCAGACCCGGCTACGCGGCAGCGGAGTGGAACTGCAGGTCAAGGGCGGCGCGAACCGGCTGCTGCCCCGGGTGCTGAGCGCCGCCGAGGCGGGGGGCTACGAGGTGGCCGATCTGTCGGTCGCCGAGGCCACCCTGGAGACGGTGTTCATCAGTTTGACGGGGAAGGAGCTCAGGGACTGA
- a CDS encoding HAD-IA family hydrolase has product MTRRTGLILDFGGVLTTSVAACALGFDRRAGLPEGTFLSVIAKHPEGTALYADLERGAITQREWNERTGELLGIEGTNLLGRVLEDLHPEPSVIAAAQAARAAGVKVGIFSNSLGTEPYDIYDGYDIKRMYDTVLISEHYKTRKPDPVLYRTMLDLMDLPGDACVFVDDTARNLAPAEELGIATIHATDPTETVRQVEALLGVPLR; this is encoded by the coding sequence ATGACCCGCCGCACAGGACTGATCCTCGACTTCGGCGGGGTGCTGACCACCAGCGTTGCAGCCTGCGCGCTCGGCTTCGACCGCCGCGCCGGTCTACCCGAGGGCACCTTCCTGTCGGTGATCGCCAAGCACCCCGAGGGCACTGCGCTTTACGCGGACCTGGAGCGCGGGGCGATCACTCAGCGGGAGTGGAACGAGCGGACGGGCGAACTGCTCGGGATCGAGGGCACCAACCTGCTCGGCCGGGTCCTGGAGGACCTGCACCCGGAGCCGTCGGTGATCGCAGCGGCCCAAGCCGCACGGGCCGCCGGGGTCAAGGTCGGGATCTTCTCCAACAGCCTCGGCACCGAGCCCTACGACATCTACGACGGCTACGACATCAAGCGGATGTACGACACCGTGCTGATCTCCGAGCACTACAAGACCCGCAAGCCCGACCCGGTCCTGTACCGCACGATGCTCGACCTGATGGACCTGCCCGGGGACGCTTGCGTTTTCGTGGACGACACGGCCCGTAATCTCGCGCCCGCCGAAGAACTCGGCATCGCCACCATCCACGCGACAGATCCGACTGAGACAGTACGGCAGGTCGAGGCCCTGCTGGGCGTGCCCTTGCGGTAA
- a CDS encoding ABC transporter permease: protein MTTAITVQPTRSVFAASRSALGALIKRDLLVLRKHAAEFAARTIMQPLLLVFVFLYVFPTIGQGVGGGGGKAGESNFATVLVPGVVAITIMFQGIQSVAIQLSQEFGYTREIEDRVQAPCPLWLVAVARVLSGATQGLISAILVFPIAAVVHAPGVQAHLSVHWWVVVTLIPLACLAMTSLGLVLGTTFEPRNIGLMFGFVVLPLVFLGGTYYQWTKLSAVQVGGFPWLQTLVLVNPLIYIAEGMRAGLTEASHMHLYIVYPVLIGFCVLFLSLGLRNFRRRVLS from the coding sequence ATGACCACTGCCATTACGGTCCAGCCGACCCGCTCGGTGTTCGCCGCCAGCCGCTCCGCGCTCGGCGCGCTGATCAAGCGCGACCTGCTGGTGCTGCGCAAGCACGCCGCCGAGTTCGCGGCGCGCACCATCATGCAGCCGCTGCTGCTGGTGTTCGTGTTCCTGTATGTCTTCCCGACCATCGGACAGGGGGTCGGTGGGGGCGGCGGCAAGGCCGGTGAGTCAAACTTCGCGACGGTGCTGGTGCCCGGGGTGGTGGCGATCACCATCATGTTCCAGGGCATCCAGTCGGTGGCGATCCAGCTCTCCCAGGAGTTCGGCTACACCCGCGAGATCGAGGACCGGGTGCAGGCGCCCTGCCCGCTGTGGCTGGTCGCGGTCGCCCGGGTGCTCTCGGGCGCGACCCAGGGGCTGATCTCGGCGATCCTGGTCTTCCCGATCGCCGCCGTGGTGCACGCGCCCGGCGTCCAGGCGCACCTGTCGGTGCACTGGTGGGTGGTGGTGACCCTGATCCCGCTGGCCTGCCTGGCGATGACCTCGCTGGGGCTGGTGCTCGGGACGACGTTCGAGCCGCGCAACATCGGCCTGATGTTCGGCTTCGTCGTCCTGCCGCTGGTCTTCCTGGGCGGTACGTACTACCAGTGGACCAAGCTGTCGGCGGTCCAGGTCGGCGGCTTCCCGTGGTTGCAGACCCTGGTGCTGGTCAACCCGCTGATCTACATCGCGGAGGGGATGCGGGCCGGGCTGACCGAGGCCTCGCACATGCACCTGTACATCGTCTACCCGGTGCTGATCGGGTTCTGCGTGCTCTTCCTCAGCCTCGGGCTGCGCAACTTCCGCCGCCGGGTGCTCTCCTAG
- a CDS encoding phosphotransferase — protein sequence MLTDICTSTHRRQPTRQEMRVWDMSGVERLTFPDGDTAIYKYAVEPFATEDQILKAARRSGIPVPEVHGSISRDGTLGMVIEDLGEPVREAGDTDGIVAAVALHQAEPIDWLPVMDEDALAALPALALAHLRRLREAGRWLEGTEEIAQSLTVLAAAGAKRARGAELAPFGWVHSEFHPTSLHLSQDAWFLLDFARAFTGPSLLDLASWHGTIDTPDPARLRGLIEAYVAAGGHRDALAERGGLAPEAWALGWHRLWASEWFMEQAHRWINNPADDPAYIEVVKGHLEAAVRLLEA from the coding sequence ATCCTCACCGACATCTGCACCAGCACCCATCGCCGCCAGCCCACCCGCCAGGAGATGCGGGTCTGGGACATGTCCGGCGTCGAACGCCTGACCTTCCCCGACGGCGACACCGCCATCTACAAGTACGCCGTCGAGCCGTTCGCCACCGAGGACCAGATCCTCAAGGCCGCCCGCCGCTCAGGCATCCCGGTGCCCGAGGTCCACGGCTCCATCAGCCGCGACGGCACCCTCGGCATGGTCATCGAAGACCTGGGCGAGCCCGTCCGCGAGGCCGGGGACACCGACGGCATCGTGGCGGCCGTCGCCCTGCACCAGGCCGAGCCGATCGACTGGCTGCCGGTGATGGACGAGGACGCGCTCGCCGCACTGCCCGCCCTCGCACTCGCCCACCTGCGGCGCCTGCGCGAGGCGGGCCGCTGGCTGGAGGGCACCGAGGAGATCGCCCAGTCGCTCACCGTCCTGGCCGCCGCCGGTGCCAAGCGCGCGAGGGGCGCGGAGCTCGCACCGTTCGGCTGGGTGCACTCCGAGTTCCACCCCACCAGCCTCCATCTGAGCCAGGACGCGTGGTTCCTGCTGGACTTCGCCCGCGCGTTCACCGGCCCCAGCCTGCTCGACCTGGCCTCCTGGCACGGCACCATCGACACCCCCGACCCCGCCCGGCTCCGCGGCCTCATCGAGGCGTACGTTGCCGCCGGCGGCCACCGCGACGCGCTCGCCGAACGCGGCGGCCTGGCCCCCGAGGCATGGGCGCTCGGCTGGCACCGCCTCTGGGCCAGCGAGTGGTTCATGGAACAGGCCCACCGCTGGATCAACAACCCTGCCGACGACCCGGCCTACATCGAGGTCGTGAAGGGACATCTGGAGGCCGCCGTTCGACTGCTGGAAGCGTGA
- a CDS encoding class I SAM-dependent methyltransferase, with product MEWTQLPGIGPSAELLGDDLAGHRIIELGCGPGHNAAYLAGVGARIIGVDSSAGQIRRALAHYGHTGALFHLGTALGHLTRGSVPLDAIVSVFGAIGLTEPAPLLNAASRRLAPGGVLAFSVPHPQRTGVIPRTPRTREVMALPGGGTATVERWELDPATWARTLSRTGLQVTDLQHHFAPSDSPWPTTLLITACKPRNS from the coding sequence ATGGAGTGGACCCAGCTGCCCGGCATCGGCCCCAGCGCCGAACTCCTAGGCGACGACCTTGCCGGGCACCGGATCATCGAGCTGGGCTGCGGCCCAGGGCACAACGCCGCATACCTCGCCGGCGTCGGCGCCCGCATCATCGGCGTGGACAGCTCGGCCGGGCAGATCCGCCGAGCCCTGGCCCATTACGGCCACACCGGTGCCCTGTTCCACCTCGGCACCGCGCTCGGCCACCTCACCCGGGGCAGTGTCCCGCTCGACGCGATCGTCTCGGTCTTCGGCGCCATCGGCCTGACCGAACCCGCCCCGCTGCTGAACGCCGCCTCCCGCCGGCTCGCGCCCGGCGGCGTCCTGGCCTTCTCCGTCCCGCACCCGCAGCGGACCGGCGTCATCCCCCGCACCCCCCGAACCCGCGAGGTGATGGCCCTGCCCGGCGGCGGCACCGCCACCGTCGAGCGCTGGGAACTCGACCCGGCGACCTGGGCCCGGACGCTCAGCCGCACAGGCCTGCAAGTCACCGACCTCCAGCACCACTTCGCGCCGTCCGACTCGCCCTGGCCCACCACCTTGCTCATCACCGCATGCAAGCCCCGAAACTCCTGA
- a CDS encoding ATP-binding protein, with product MLESLDRQPLSPAAENNCWLPRSRRSPGVARRMLADLLTQVDGGHRFLDVGLLVVSELTTNAVLHGTPRGRLMRLSLQVDAVRLRVEVHDARADRSPVLRAATGEDESGRGLLLAKSLCLHWGCCPRLDVGKIVWGECGPAVEGEAR from the coding sequence ATGCTCGAATCGCTCGACAGACAACCCCTCTCCCCCGCCGCCGAGAACAACTGCTGGCTGCCGCGCAGTCGGAGATCGCCGGGGGTGGCCCGACGGATGCTGGCCGACCTGCTGACGCAGGTCGACGGCGGCCACCGCTTCCTCGACGTGGGGCTGTTGGTGGTCTCCGAACTCACGACCAACGCCGTGCTTCACGGGACGCCCCGGGGCCGCCTGATGCGGCTCTCCCTCCAGGTGGACGCGGTCCGACTGCGGGTCGAGGTCCACGACGCGCGGGCCGACCGGTCGCCGGTGCTTCGTGCGGCGACCGGGGAGGACGAGTCGGGGCGTGGCCTGCTCCTGGCGAAGTCCCTTTGCCTGCACTGGGGTTGCTGCCCCCGGCTCGACGTGGGGAAGATCGTCTGGGGCGAATGCGGCCCGGCCGTCGAGGGAGAAGCCCGGTGA
- the metG gene encoding methionine--tRNA ligase codes for MARHLITSALPYINGIKHLGNMVGSMLPADVYSRYLRQRGHDVLYICATDEHGTPAELAAKAAGLPVDEFCAQQHLAQKAIYDGFELSFDYFGRSSSQQNREITQEFARELKANGFIEERSIRQVYSVADGRFLPDRYIEGTCPHCGYDKARGDQCENCTRLLDPTDLIDPRSAISGSTELEVRETTHLFLLQSKLAGEVEAWIDEHGKDWPTLASSIARKWLTEGLNDRSITRDLDWGVPVPADVWPELAAEGKVFYVWFDAPIEYIGATKEWSDQDPANRDWKSWWYQADDVRYTEFMAKDNVPFHTVMFPATIIGTRAPWKKVDYVKAFNWLNYYGGKFSTSQQHGIFTNAALELLPADYWRYFLMANAPESDDTSFSWEIFSTTVNKDLADTLGNFVNRVLSFSLKRFGDTVPVGNPAGEAEQRLGEEIAGLLAEYQQHLDALQFRKASQALRALWSAGNSYLESKAPWTEIKTDEAGAALTLRTAMNLIHLYGVVSAPFIPSTSAAMRAVFAPGVTDEPTWVSAEQAAALDFVAAGTPFTVPPVLFAKITDDDLAAWRERFGAQ; via the coding sequence ATGGCTCGACACCTGATCACCAGCGCGCTTCCCTACATCAACGGGATCAAGCACCTGGGGAACATGGTCGGGTCCATGCTCCCGGCGGATGTCTACTCCCGCTACCTGCGCCAGCGCGGCCACGACGTGCTCTACATCTGCGCGACCGACGAGCACGGCACCCCCGCCGAGCTGGCCGCCAAGGCCGCCGGCCTGCCGGTCGACGAGTTCTGCGCGCAGCAGCACCTCGCGCAGAAGGCGATCTACGACGGCTTCGAGCTCTCCTTCGACTACTTCGGCCGCAGCTCCTCGCAGCAGAACCGCGAGATCACCCAGGAGTTCGCGCGCGAGCTGAAGGCCAACGGCTTCATCGAGGAGCGCTCGATCCGCCAGGTCTACTCGGTGGCCGACGGCCGGTTCCTGCCGGACCGCTACATCGAGGGCACCTGCCCGCACTGCGGCTACGACAAGGCCCGCGGCGACCAGTGCGAGAACTGCACCCGCCTGCTGGACCCGACCGACCTGATCGACCCGCGCTCGGCGATCAGCGGCAGCACCGAGCTGGAGGTCCGCGAGACCACCCACCTCTTCCTGCTGCAGTCCAAGCTGGCCGGCGAGGTCGAGGCCTGGATCGACGAGCACGGCAAGGACTGGCCGACGCTGGCCTCCTCGATCGCCCGCAAGTGGCTGACCGAGGGCCTCAACGACCGCTCGATCACCCGCGACCTGGACTGGGGCGTGCCCGTCCCGGCCGACGTCTGGCCGGAGCTGGCGGCCGAGGGCAAGGTCTTCTACGTCTGGTTCGACGCCCCGATCGAGTACATCGGCGCGACAAAGGAGTGGTCCGACCAGGACCCGGCCAACCGCGACTGGAAGTCCTGGTGGTACCAGGCGGACGACGTGCGCTACACGGAGTTCATGGCCAAGGACAACGTCCCGTTCCACACCGTGATGTTCCCGGCCACCATCATCGGGACCCGCGCGCCGTGGAAGAAGGTCGACTACGTCAAGGCCTTCAACTGGCTGAACTACTACGGCGGCAAGTTCTCCACCAGCCAGCAGCACGGCATCTTCACCAACGCCGCGCTCGAGCTGCTGCCCGCCGACTACTGGCGCTACTTCCTGATGGCCAACGCACCGGAGTCCGACGACACCAGCTTCAGCTGGGAGATCTTCTCCACCACGGTCAACAAGGACCTGGCCGACACGCTGGGCAACTTCGTCAACCGGGTGCTCTCCTTCAGCCTCAAGCGCTTCGGCGACACCGTCCCGGTCGGCAACCCGGCGGGCGAGGCCGAGCAGCGGCTCGGCGAGGAGATCGCCGGCCTGCTCGCCGAGTACCAGCAGCACCTGGACGCCCTGCAGTTCCGCAAGGCCTCGCAGGCCCTGCGCGCGCTGTGGAGCGCGGGCAACTCCTACCTGGAGTCCAAGGCCCCCTGGACGGAGATCAAGACCGACGAGGCGGGCGCCGCGCTGACGCTGCGCACCGCGATGAACCTGATCCACCTGTACGGGGTCGTCTCGGCACCGTTCATCCCCTCCACCAGCGCCGCGATGCGGGCCGTCTTCGCGCCCGGCGTGACGGACGAGCCGACCTGGGTCAGCGCGGAGCAAGCCGCCGCGCTGGACTTCGTCGCCGCCGGCACGCCGTTCACCGTCCCGCCGGTGCTCTTCGCCAAGATCACCGACGACGACCTGGCCGCCTGGCGCGAGCGCTTCGGCGCCCAGTAG